From one Orcinus orca chromosome 10, mOrcOrc1.1, whole genome shotgun sequence genomic stretch:
- the CLPSL2 gene encoding LOW QUALITY PROTEIN: colipase-like protein 2 (The sequence of the model RefSeq protein was modified relative to this genomic sequence to represent the inferred CDS: inserted 1 base in 1 codon), with amino-acid sequence MASALAILAAMLLPCWDAFPQFKKGSTKTNGARCSHHSECYSDCCLINLDHGXAFCVPRARITMMCLPQTKGAMNIICPGQVGLSCIHKDPVCTRRCHLI; translated from the exons ATGGCCTCGGCTCTCGCGATACTCGCGGCGATGCTGCTCCCCTGCTGGGACGCGTTCCCGCAATTTAAAAAGGGGTCTACAAAG ACGAACGGGGCTAGGTGTTCCCACCACTCGGAGTGCTACAGCGACTGCTGTCTCATCAACTTGGACCACG GTGCCTTCTGTGTCCCTAGGGCCAGAATAACCATGATGTGCTTGCCCCAG ACCAAGGGCGCCATGAACATCATATGCCCCGGCCAAGTAGGCTTAAGTTGCATACACAAGGACCCAGTCTGTACCCGCCGGTGCCATTTGATTTAG